In the genome of Hymenobacter taeanensis, one region contains:
- a CDS encoding pirin family protein — protein sequence MRTIKRQHRAVNAPIADLVTYRALPTQSVEHLDPFLFLNHHGPQVYPAPNNGLPFGPHPHRGFETVTFILDGDIMHQDTGGHQSIIGPGGIQWMTAGRGLIHAEISSPEFKREGGPLEILQLWVNLPAKDKMVEPRYIGLQEPEIPTTTLDNGRVTIQAVSGNWAGTQGAVQPLADIQLATVHLTEGGTLELNIPAERTIFFYTVRGRLRVNGEETSARQLVEFNHDGDELHLEATSDAVVLLGHAKPFGEPIVAYGPFVMNTEQQIQEAYRDYQAGTFGRWTE from the coding sequence ATGCGTACCATCAAGCGCCAGCACCGGGCCGTTAATGCCCCTATTGCCGACCTCGTTACCTACCGCGCCCTGCCCACGCAGTCGGTAGAGCACCTCGATCCGTTTCTGTTCCTGAACCACCACGGCCCGCAGGTGTATCCCGCGCCCAATAATGGGCTGCCCTTTGGCCCCCACCCCCACCGCGGCTTCGAGACGGTGACCTTTATTCTGGACGGCGACATTATGCACCAGGATACCGGCGGGCACCAGAGCATCATTGGGCCAGGCGGTATTCAGTGGATGACGGCGGGCCGCGGCCTGATTCACGCCGAAATTTCCTCGCCGGAGTTCAAGCGCGAAGGCGGCCCCCTGGAGATTCTGCAGCTCTGGGTAAACCTGCCCGCTAAGGATAAAATGGTGGAGCCCCGCTACATAGGCCTACAGGAACCCGAAATTCCAACCACAACCCTCGATAATGGCCGCGTGACTATCCAGGCCGTGTCGGGTAACTGGGCGGGTACGCAGGGAGCCGTGCAGCCACTGGCAGATATTCAGCTGGCTACCGTTCATTTAACGGAAGGCGGCACCCTGGAGCTGAACATTCCGGCCGAGCGCACTATCTTCTTTTACACCGTTCGAGGCCGCCTGCGCGTGAATGGGGAAGAAACCTCCGCCCGCCAGCTGGTAGAGTTCAACCACGACGGTGATGAGCTGCACCTTGAAGCCACTTCTGATGCTGTAGTCTTACTAGGCCACGCTAAGCCGTTTGGGGAGCCCATTGTGGCCTATGGCCCGTTTGTGATGAATACAGAGCAGCAGATTCAGGAAGCTTACCGCGACTACCAAGCCGGTACGTTTGGCCGCTGGACGGAATAA
- a CDS encoding M13 family metallopeptidase, translated as MERLNTPSRAAAAAFALALAGCATSQPATTTATTSSTNATAAPTVASVPGRSIVLADIDRSVSPCEDFYRFSGGNWLKNNPVPSYATRWGPRSLLGDRTQATLRQILEGAAANTSAPKGSNLQKVGDFYASGMDSVGLEKAGLKYLQPELARIAAVKDQKTLLLEIAHQQTLGTGAFFRAGVGPDRKQSTVYAVNLSQGGLGMPDRDYYLKDDARSKAVRNAYVAYMSNTFQLMGDSEATAAKKAAAILRLETRLAKASKDRVALRDPNASYNKMTLAEANKQFPNLGLPTMLAQNGLGAAKEVIVGQPEFFTELSSLLKQEPLADIKTYMAWQLVSSVPSALPKAYSDEAFRFAQVTSGAKQQPARWKRMQAATDGTLGEAFGQLYVEKAFTPEAKAKALQMVANIKESMAEHIQTNTWMNDATKQEALKKLNALHVKIGYPDKWKDYSALNISRESYLKNVLAARQWSYQQNIKKFGGPIDRTEWSMTPPTINAYYNPPMNEIVFPAGYLQPPFFDPEADDAVNYGAIGGVMGHEMTHGFDDSGRQYDSEGNLRDWWTKEDGEQFTQRAGIVGKQYSAFSPLDSVYVNGKLTMGENLADFAGLTIVYGALQKQLQKQYGNGPRPIIDGFTPEQRFFLSWAQLRRSNIRPEALRQQILTDPHSPDQYRTIGPLMNMPQFYQAFGCQQGQKMVRPDAERAVIW; from the coding sequence ATGGAAAGACTTAATACTCCAAGCCGAGCCGCCGCGGCCGCCTTTGCTTTAGCACTAGCGGGCTGCGCCACCAGCCAACCCGCAACTACTACTGCTACTACCTCTAGTACCAACGCTACCGCCGCGCCCACTGTAGCATCGGTGCCGGGCCGCAGCATTGTGCTGGCCGATATTGACCGCTCCGTTTCGCCCTGCGAAGATTTTTACCGCTTCTCAGGAGGCAACTGGCTCAAGAATAACCCTGTACCAAGCTATGCCACTCGCTGGGGCCCACGTAGCCTGCTCGGCGACCGTACGCAGGCCACGCTCCGCCAGATTCTGGAGGGGGCTGCCGCTAACACCTCGGCTCCTAAGGGCTCGAACCTGCAGAAAGTGGGCGACTTCTACGCCTCCGGCATGGACTCTGTGGGACTAGAAAAAGCGGGCTTGAAGTATTTACAGCCCGAATTAGCGCGCATTGCCGCCGTTAAAGACCAGAAAACGCTGCTACTGGAAATAGCCCACCAGCAGACGCTGGGCACGGGCGCGTTCTTCCGGGCTGGCGTGGGCCCCGACCGCAAGCAGAGCACGGTGTACGCTGTAAACCTGAGCCAGGGGGGGCTGGGCATGCCCGACCGCGACTACTACCTCAAGGACGACGCTCGCTCCAAGGCCGTGCGCAACGCTTATGTGGCCTACATGAGCAACACGTTCCAGCTCATGGGCGACTCGGAGGCTACCGCCGCCAAGAAGGCCGCGGCTATACTGCGCCTTGAGACCCGCTTGGCCAAAGCCTCGAAAGACCGTGTAGCCCTGCGCGACCCCAATGCCAGCTATAACAAGATGACGCTGGCCGAGGCCAACAAGCAGTTTCCCAACCTGGGGTTGCCCACCATGCTGGCTCAAAACGGACTTGGGGCCGCGAAAGAGGTAATTGTAGGCCAGCCGGAGTTCTTTACGGAGCTAAGCAGCCTCCTGAAGCAGGAGCCCCTGGCGGATATCAAGACCTATATGGCTTGGCAGTTGGTGTCGTCGGTACCATCGGCGCTGCCCAAGGCCTACAGCGACGAGGCCTTCCGCTTTGCGCAGGTAACCAGCGGAGCCAAACAGCAGCCCGCGCGCTGGAAGCGCATGCAGGCTGCCACCGATGGCACCCTGGGCGAGGCCTTCGGGCAGCTGTACGTGGAAAAAGCCTTTACCCCCGAAGCCAAGGCGAAAGCCCTGCAGATGGTAGCCAACATTAAGGAGTCGATGGCTGAGCACATCCAAACCAACACCTGGATGAACGACGCCACCAAACAGGAAGCCCTCAAAAAGCTGAATGCCCTACACGTAAAAATCGGTTACCCCGATAAGTGGAAGGACTATTCGGCCCTGAATATCTCCCGCGAGTCGTACCTGAAAAACGTGCTGGCCGCCCGCCAGTGGAGCTACCAGCAGAACATCAAGAAGTTTGGGGGGCCCATTGACCGCACGGAGTGGAGCATGACCCCGCCCACCATTAACGCCTACTACAACCCGCCGATGAATGAAATCGTGTTTCCGGCCGGGTACCTGCAGCCGCCGTTCTTCGACCCCGAGGCCGACGACGCGGTGAACTATGGCGCTATTGGGGGCGTGATGGGCCACGAAATGACCCATGGCTTCGACGACTCCGGCCGGCAGTACGACTCGGAGGGGAACCTGCGCGACTGGTGGACCAAGGAAGACGGTGAGCAGTTCACCCAGCGTGCCGGCATAGTGGGCAAGCAGTACTCCGCCTTCTCCCCCCTCGACTCAGTATATGTGAACGGCAAGCTCACCATGGGTGAGAACCTCGCCGACTTTGCCGGCCTCACCATTGTATATGGTGCCCTGCAAAAGCAGCTGCAGAAACAGTACGGCAACGGCCCGCGCCCCATTATTGATGGCTTCACGCCGGAGCAGCGCTTCTTCCTGAGCTGGGCGCAGCTGCGGCGGTCTAACATTCGCCCCGAAGCGTTACGTCAGCAGATTCTCACCGACCCTCACTCTCCGGATCAGTACCGCACCATTGGGCCCCTCATGAACATGCCCCAGTTCTACCAGGCGTTCGGGTGCCAGCAGGGCCAGAAAATGGTGCGGCCCGATGCCGAGCGCGCTGTAATCTGGTAG
- a CDS encoding aminopeptidase, which yields MMKQGLLVVGALGLLLHSGAAFGQNYEKMAKQIVNTSAGVKPGDDVIITGGQHTLPLMEAIAVEVARAGGQPNMMLNTDKVGRAINMETPESAIQASKSNNRLLLADVLITLPAYEDARVATAGMSPERRAKFGQVAAASGINKQLDASKLRGVFVSYPSKTFAAAQKLDYASYEQMMWNGIGADYTAIAQQADRLKQVLATGRKMHITSPLGTDLMVELGGRPVFTDDGIVSATDQQEKLIYNRTAALPGGRIYGSWAETSATGKLVVGNDYLPDGQALNGLKADVKNGQFTNISADAGAEAFQKLLAPSGPSALQVSNFSIGLNPVMKAQEQKAYSPTTAAGMVYVRAGNNNLLGGKNESTTAYSFPIANATVEVDGKVIVRNGQLVGPAAATIVPSSKKPAK from the coding sequence ATGATGAAGCAAGGATTACTAGTAGTAGGCGCATTGGGCTTACTCTTGCACAGTGGCGCGGCCTTCGGGCAGAACTACGAGAAGATGGCCAAACAGATTGTGAACACATCGGCGGGAGTAAAGCCCGGAGACGATGTCATTATTACGGGTGGGCAGCATACGCTGCCACTCATGGAAGCCATAGCCGTTGAAGTTGCACGAGCCGGCGGGCAACCTAATATGATGCTCAATACAGATAAGGTAGGACGAGCCATCAATATGGAAACGCCCGAATCGGCCATCCAAGCTAGTAAAAGCAACAACCGCTTGCTGCTAGCAGATGTGCTCATTACCTTGCCCGCCTATGAGGATGCTCGCGTAGCAACGGCAGGAATGAGCCCGGAACGCCGCGCTAAATTTGGCCAGGTTGCTGCTGCGTCAGGCATAAATAAGCAGCTTGATGCCAGTAAATTGCGAGGGGTGTTTGTGAGTTACCCCAGCAAAACCTTTGCAGCGGCCCAAAAGCTAGACTATGCAAGCTACGAGCAAATGATGTGGAACGGCATTGGGGCCGATTACACTGCCATTGCCCAACAAGCCGACCGCCTAAAGCAGGTATTGGCTACTGGCCGCAAAATGCATATTACTTCTCCGCTGGGCACCGACCTGATGGTGGAGCTAGGCGGCCGCCCGGTATTCACGGATGATGGAATTGTATCAGCAACTGACCAGCAGGAGAAGCTCATCTATAACCGTACAGCTGCCCTGCCAGGCGGCCGCATTTATGGCAGTTGGGCAGAAACATCGGCGACGGGTAAACTGGTAGTTGGTAATGATTACCTGCCCGATGGTCAGGCATTGAATGGGCTTAAGGCTGATGTAAAAAACGGACAGTTTACCAATATAAGCGCCGACGCCGGGGCGGAAGCTTTCCAAAAGCTATTGGCACCTTCCGGGCCTTCGGCTCTACAGGTTAGTAACTTCTCTATCGGGCTGAATCCGGTAATGAAAGCGCAGGAGCAAAAAGCCTACAGCCCAACTACTGCAGCTGGGATGGTGTACGTGAGAGCAGGCAACAACAACCTGCTAGGTGGAAAAAATGAGTCGACTACGGCCTATTCTTTCCCAATTGCCAATGCCACGGTAGAGGTTGATGGTAAGGTAATTGTACGCAACGGGCAACTAGTAGGTCCGGCTGCGGCTACTATAGTGCCTTCATCTAAAAAACCTGCTAAATAG
- the namA gene encoding NADPH dehydrogenase NamA — translation MAQLFTPLTLRGITLKNRIVISPMCQYSAEDGFTNDWHFVHLGSRAVGGATLIILEATAVSPEGRITPDDLGIWKDEHIPGLRRITDFLKANGSVAGIQLAHAGRKASHASPWKGGAVVPASEGGWTTVAPSAVPFTENEPAPHELTLAEIQQVIEDFRVATRRTLEAGFQVIELHAAHGYLLHEFFSPLSNQRTDQYGGSFENRVRLLLEVTEAARAEWPTELPLFVRISATDWTEGGWTAEESVRLAKLLKNKGVDLIDCSTGGNVPAAQIPVGPGYQVQFAEQVKREAGILTGAVGLITNAQQAEDIIATGQADLVLLARESLRDPYFPLHAAFELGADVAWPDQYERAKPRRR, via the coding sequence ATGGCTCAGCTATTCACGCCGCTTACTCTGCGCGGCATCACGCTTAAAAACCGCATCGTCATCTCGCCCATGTGCCAGTACAGCGCCGAGGACGGGTTTACCAACGACTGGCACTTCGTGCACCTGGGCTCCAGAGCCGTAGGCGGGGCGACGCTTATCATTCTGGAAGCCACGGCCGTATCGCCGGAAGGCCGTATCACCCCCGATGATCTGGGCATCTGGAAAGATGAGCACATACCAGGCCTGCGCCGCATCACTGACTTTCTGAAAGCCAACGGCTCGGTAGCCGGCATTCAGCTGGCCCACGCCGGGCGCAAAGCCAGCCACGCCAGCCCCTGGAAGGGGGGCGCAGTAGTGCCAGCCTCGGAGGGCGGCTGGACCACTGTAGCGCCCAGCGCCGTGCCTTTTACGGAAAACGAGCCCGCCCCGCACGAGCTGACGCTGGCCGAGATTCAGCAGGTTATTGAGGACTTCCGGGTGGCTACGCGCCGGACCTTAGAAGCGGGCTTTCAGGTGATTGAGCTGCACGCGGCTCACGGCTATCTGCTGCACGAGTTCTTCTCACCCCTGAGCAACCAGCGCACTGACCAATACGGCGGCTCCTTCGAGAACCGGGTGCGGCTGCTGCTGGAAGTAACGGAAGCTGCCCGCGCCGAGTGGCCTACGGAGCTGCCCCTGTTCGTGCGCATCTCCGCTACCGACTGGACCGAGGGCGGCTGGACTGCCGAAGAATCGGTGCGGCTGGCCAAGCTCCTGAAAAATAAAGGGGTAGACCTGATTGACTGCTCCACTGGCGGCAACGTGCCCGCGGCCCAAATCCCCGTGGGCCCCGGCTATCAGGTACAGTTTGCTGAGCAAGTGAAGCGCGAAGCCGGCATTCTGACCGGCGCCGTAGGCCTCATCACCAACGCGCAGCAAGCCGAAGATATCATTGCCACCGGCCAGGCTGATTTGGTACTCCTGGCCCGCGAGTCTCTCCGTGACCCGTACTTCCCGCTGCACGCGGCCTTTGAGCTAGGAGCGGATGTGGCCTGGCCCGACCAGTACGAACGCGCTAAACCGCGCCGCCGGTAG